In a genomic window of Polyodon spathula isolate WHYD16114869_AA chromosome 21, ASM1765450v1, whole genome shotgun sequence:
- the emg1 gene encoding ribosomal RNA small subunit methyltransferase NEP1, with protein MAAHGQGKRGGSYSDEYEPKPAKHLRTLHDKMTERRLVVVLEGATMETVKVGKTFELLNCDKHRNMIIKSGREPGTIRPDITHQSLLMLMDSPLNRAGLLQVYIHTERNVLIEVNPQTRIPRTFDRFCGLMVQLLHKLSVRAADGPQKLLRVIKNPVSDHLPVGCVKIGTSFSVAGAGPVAPRDLVPQSEPAVLVVGAFAHGSINVDYTEKTVSISNYPLSAALTCSKLCTAFEEVWGVV; from the exons ATGGCGGCGCACGGGCAAGGCAAACGTGGGGGCAGCTACAGCGATGAATACGAACCAAAACCGGCGAAGCATCTCCGGACACTTCATGATAAGATGACCGAGAGGAGATTGGTGGTGGTTTTGGAGGGGGCTACGATGGAAACTGTCAAG gttggAAAGACCTTTGAGTTACTGAACTGCGATAAACACAGAAACATGATTATTAAGAGTGGCAGAGAACCCGGCACAATCAGACCTGACATCACACACCAG TCTCTGCTCATGCTAATGGACAGCCCCCTGAACAGAGCTGGGTTGCTGCAGGTCTATATTCACACTGAGAGGAACGTGCTGATTGAGGTGAACCCTCAGACTCGAATTCCGCGCACCTTCGACAGGTTCTGTGGACTCATGG TTCAGCTGCTTCACAAGCTCAGTGTGCGTGCCGCAGACGGTCCTCAGAAGCTCTTGCGTGTGATCAAGAATCCTGTGTCGGACCACCTGCCCGTGGGCTGCGTGAAGATCGGGACCTCCTTCAGCGTGGCGGGAGCAGGGCCTGTTGCCCCACGCGACCTCGTCCCCCAATCAGAACCCGCTGTCCTCGTGGTGGGGGCTTTTGCACACGGATcg ATAAATGTTGATTACACAGAGAAGACTGTGTCCATCAGCAACTACCCCCTCTCTGCTGCCCTCACCTGTTCAAAACTGTGTACTGCATTTGAGGAGGTTTGGGGTGTGGTTTAA
- the LOC121296623 gene encoding histone H2A-like has product MSGRGKTSGKAKAKAKSRSSRAGLQFPVGCVHRLLRKGNYAERVGAGAPVYLAAVLEYLTAEILELAGNAARDNKKTRIIPRHLQLAVRNDEELNKLLGGVTIAQDGVLPNIQAVLLPKKAEKVPKSK; this is encoded by the coding sequence ATGAGTGGGAGAGGTAAAACCAGTGGTAAAGCAAAAGCTAAGGCAAAGTCTCGTTCATCCAGAGCAGGATTGCAGTTCCCAGTTGGTTGTGTTCATAGGCTGCTGCGGAAAGGTAACTATGCAGAACGTGTCGGTGCTGGAGCCCCGGTCTATCTGGCCGCGGTGCTCGAGTacttgactgctgaaatcctgGAGCTGGCTGGGAACGCCGCTCGGGACAACAAGAAGACCCGAATCATCCCGCGTCACCTGCAGCTCGCTGTCCGCAACGACGAGGAGCTCAACAAGCTGCTGGGAGGGGTCACCATCGCTCAGGACGGAGTGCTGCCCAACATCCAGGCTgtgctgctgcccaagaaagCTGAGAAAGTACCCAAGAGCAAATAA